ACTTTAATGATCAGGGTAAGGTGGTACATACCATGCTTACACTGGGTATGCGACTTCAGGATATTGAACGAACCGATGTTGTGATTGGTATTGCAGGTGGCAAAAGCAAAGCTGCTGCTATACATTCCGTGTTACGATTTGGTCAGGAAGATATTCTGATTATTGATGAGGCTGCTGCCGAAGTCATCGTTGCTGAAATGGAATAAGGTTTTACTTTGCATCACAACTATTGTTGTCTTGACGGACTTCACCGTCTGTCTTGAATATATAAGTTTCATAAAAAATTAATCAAAACTTGGGAGGAACTTACTCATGATTAAAGTAGGTATTAACGGTTTTGGACGTATTGGACGCTTGGCATTCCGCCGTATTCAAAATGTAGCAGGCATCGAGGTAGTAGCAATCAACGACTTGACTGACGCTAAAATGCTCGCTCATTTGCTCAAATATGATACAACTCAAGGTCGCTTCGATGGCGATGTTGAAGTACACGATGGCTTCTTCAAAGTGAACGGCAAAGAAGTTAAAGTATTGGCTAACCGTAACCCGGAAGAACTTCCTTGGGGCGACCTGGGCGTAGATATCGTTCTGGAATGTACTGGTTTCTTCACAACTAAAGAAGCAGCTGAGAAACACTTGAAAGGTGGAGCTAAGAAAGTTGTTATCTCCGCACCAGCTACTGGCGACATGAAAACCATCGTTTACAACGTAAACCATGAAATCCTCGACGGTACTGAAACTGTAATCTCCGGCGCATCTTGCACAACAAACTGCCTGGCACCTATGGCAAAAACACTGCAAGACAAATTCGGAATCGTTCAAGGTTTGATGACTACAATTCACGCTTACACTGGCGACCAAAACACGTTGGATGCTCCACACCCTAAAGGTGACTTCCGTCGTGCTCGCGCAGCAGCTGAAAACATCATCCCTAACACAACTGGTGCTGCTAAAGCAATCGGTCTGGTAATCCCAGAACTGCAAGGCATCCTTGATGGTGCAGCTCAACGTGTACCAGTAGCTACTGGTTCCCTGACTGAGCTCGTAACTGTTCTGAACAAAAAAGTAACTGCTGAAGAAGTTAACGCAGCTATGCAAGAAGCTTCCGATCCAGAAACTTTCGGATACACAGAAGATGAAATCGTATCTTCCGATATCCAAGGAATCACTTTCGGTTCCCTGTTTGATGCAACTCAAACTAAAGTTCTGACTGTTGGCGACCAACAATTGGTTAAAACTGTAGCTTGGTATGACAATGAAATGTCCTACACTGCACAATTGGTCCGCACTTTGGAGCACTTTGCAAAAATGATTAAGTAATATCTGTAATAACATAGAGCGGAAACAGATGCTATATTGTTTCCGCTCTTTATATATCTACATTTTGCAAATTTCTCAAAAACACCAGGATTGACGAGGGATTTTAGCTCTTGATTGGTCCACCAAATACATGGGTGCGGAGGAAATACAGATGAACAAAAAAAGTGTACGCGATATCGAATTGACAGGAAAACGGGCTTTTGTCCGTGTAGATTTCAATGTGCCGCTCGAAGATGGTAAAATTACAGATGACAAACGTATTCGTGCAACGCTTCCTACAATCAACTTCTTGATTGAAAAAGGCGCTAAAGTCATTTTGGCAAGCCACATGGGTCGTCCTAACGGCGAAGTGGTTGAATCCTTGCGTTTGACTCCAGCAGCTGAGCGTTTGTCTGAATTGCTTGGTAAAACAGTTGTTAAAGCTGACGGTTCTGTTGGTGACGCTGTTAAAGCTCAAATCGCTGAACTGAACAACGGCGACGTATTGTTGCTTGAAAACGTTCGTTTCCACGCAGGCGAAGAGAAAAACGATCCGGAACTGGCAAAACAATTTGCTGAACTGGCTGATGTTTTCGTTAACGATGCGTTTGGCGCGGCTCACAGAGCACACGCTTCGACTGAAGGAATCGCTCACTTGCTTCCAGCAGTGTCCGGTTTGTTGATGGAGAAAGAACTTGAAGTGTTGGGTAAAGCAATCTCCAACCCTGAGCGTCCTTTTACAGCTATCATTGGTGGATCCAAAGTTAAGGACAAAATCGATGTAATCGACAACCTGCTGAACATTGCAGACAACGTAATCATCGGTGGCGGTCTGACTTACACGTTCTTCAAAGCACAAGGACATGAAATTGGACAATCCTTGCTGGATGATTCCAAACTTGATGTTGCTCTCGGTTTTATCGAAAAAGCGAAAAAACTGGGTAAAAACTTCTACCTGCCGGTAGATATCGTAGTGTCTGACGATTTCAGTGCGAAAGCAAACACACAAATCGTTGACATCGATGGTATCCCAGCAGATTGGGAAGGTATCGACATCGGTCCTAAAACACGTGAGATCTATGCTGATGTAATCAAAAACTCCAAATTGGTTGTGTGGAACGGACCAATGGGCGTATTTGAAATCGAGCCATTCTCCCACGGTACTCGTGCAGTAGCGGAAGCTTGCGCTGAGACAGAAGCTTACACTGTAATTGGTGGCGGTGACTCCGCAGCAGCAGCTGAGAAGTTCAAATTGGCTGACAAGATGAACCACATCTCTACAGGTGGCGGTGCATCGCTCGAGTTCATGGAAGGTAAAGTACTTCCAGGCGTAGTGGCATTGAACGACAAGTAAGTTTTAGTAGCCTATAGCATGAAGGAGTTGAAACCCATGAGAACACCGATTATCGCAGGTAACTGGAAAATGTTCAAAACGGTTTCCGAATCCAATGACTTCATTCAGGAAGTTAAAGGAAAAGCGGAAGTTGAAGGCGTGGAAACTGTAATCTGCGCACCGTTTACAAATCTGCCATCCCTGGTAGAAGCTGTTAAAGGCACAAACATCAAAATTGGTGCACAAAATCTTCATTTTGAAGATAACGGTGCATTCACAGGTGAAATCAGCGGCGTGATGCTGAAAGACCTGGGTGTGGATTATGTCATTATTGGTCACTCGGAGCGCCGTCAATATTTTGCGGAAACCGATGAGACTGTCAATAAAAAGTTGCATGCAGCATTCCGTCACGGTTTGACTCCAATCTTCTGCCTTGGTGAGACGCTTGAAGAGCGTGAAGCGAACCAAACAAAAGACGTATGCAAAGTGCAAACAGTAGCTGCTTTTGCAGGTCTGTCTGCAGAGCAAGCGGCACAAGTTGTTATCGCTTATGAGCCAATCTGGGCGATTGGTACAGGCAAATCCTCCACTTCCCAAGATGCGAATGAAGTTATTGCTTACATCCGTACGCTGGTGAAGGATCTGTACAACGAGACGGTAGCTAATGCAGTTCGTATTCAATACGGCGGCAGTGTTAAACCGGAGAACGTAACAGAATACCTCGGACAAAGCGACATCGACGGCGCGCTTGTTGGCGGTGCCAGCTTGCAGCCGGCTTCGTTCATCGCGCTTGTTGAGGGGGCGAAGTAAGATGACAGCTCCAAAACCTGTAGCACTGATCATCATGGATGGCTTTGGTCTGCGTAACACGGTGGAAGGCAACGCGGTAGCGCAAGCCAAAAAACCGAACTACGACCGTTTCATGAGCCAATTCCCACATACAACACTCACTGCTTGCGGTGAAGCTGTAGGTTTGCCAGAAGGGCAAATGGGAAATTCCGAGGTAGGTCACCTGAACATTGGTGCCGGCCGGATCGTATACCAGGATTTGACCCGTATCTCCAAATCCATTCGTGACGGCGAGTTCTACGACAATGAAACACTTGTCAAAGCGGTTCGCGAAGCGAAACAAAGCGGCAAAAAGCTTCATCTCTACGGTTTGTTGTCCGATGGCGGCGTACATAGTCACATCGACCACCTGTTTGCTATGCTGGATCTGGCCAAAAAAGAAGGAATGAATGATGTATATATTCATGCTTTCATGGATGGCCGTGATGTTATGCCAGACAGTGGTAAAGACTTCATGCAGAAGCTGATCGCCAAGATTGAAGAAGTCGGAGTAGGTAAAATCGCAACGGTTCAAGGTCGCTATTACGCGATGGACCGTGATAAACGTTGGGAACGGGTTGAGAAATCATACCGCGCCATCGTTTATGGAGATGGACCGAAATACACTGACCCACTCAAAGCGGTTGAAGAATCGTATGAGAAATCCGTATTTGATGAATTCGTTGAACCAACGGTTATCGTCAAAGCGGATGGTGAGCCGGTAGGTTTGGTTGAGAGCGGCGATTCCGTTATCTTCCTCAACTTCCGTCCTGACCGTGCGATCCAGTTGTCGCAAGTATTCACAAACCAGGATTTCCGCGGTTTCGATCGTGGTCCGAAGTTCCCTGTGGGCTTGCACTTTGTATGCTTGACTTTGTTCAGCGAGACAGTTGAAGGTTATGTGGCTTACTCGCCGAAGAACCTCGACAACACGCTGGGTGAAGTTCTGGTACAGAACAATAAAAAACAACTGCGTATTGCAGAAACTGAGAAATACCCGCACGTTACCTTCTTCTTCAGCGGCGGTCGTGATGTGGAGCTTCCGGGCGAAACTCGCGTACTGATCAACTCACCAAAAGTTGCAACGTATGACCTGCAACCGGAGATGAGTGCGTATGAAGTAGCTGATGCTTGTGTTCGCGAGATCAAAGCAGACAAACATGACGCCATCATTCTGAACTTTGCTAATCCTGACATGGTTGGACACTCCGGCATGCTGGAGCCTACCATCAAAGCGGTTGAAGTAACAGATGAGTGCATGGGCCGTGTTGTGGATGCAGTACTTGCCAAAGGCGGCGTTGTACTGATCACTGCGGATCATGGTAACGCGGATATGGTGTTCGATGAGAAAGGACGTCCGTTCACAGCTCATACAACGAACCCGGTTCCATTCATCGTTACGGATGCCAATGTAACCTTGCGTGAAGGCGGAATCCTGGCAGATATCGCGCCAACGATCCTTGACCTGATGCAATTGCCTAAACCGGCTGAGATGACAGGTACATCCGTCATCGCTACCCGTAAATAAGTTACGCAACAACATATATGAAATTGGGAAGTTTGGAGTTTACCCCAGAACGAAGGAAGCAGAAATTGTCCGAAGAAGCAACGCGTTCGCCTTTATCACATGATTCCAACTTATGAAAATAAGTTCAAAGGAATCATGGATAACAGCGATCAGAGGACAATTCTGCTGACGTAGTGGAAAAGGGAAAACACAAGTGGTCCTAATTTATAATAAATTTAAATTTAAAGGAGATTATCACAAATGACTATTATTTCTGACGTGTACGCTCGCGAAGTCCTCGACTCCCGCGGTAACCCTACAGTAGAAGTTGAAGTATACCTGGAGTCCGGCGCAATCGGACGCGCAATCGTTCCATCTGGTGCATCCACTGGTGCCCACGAAGCAGTTGAGCTTCGCGATGGTGACAAATCCCGTTACCTCGGTAAAGGCGTTCTGCAAGCTGTTAAAAACGTAAACGAAACAATCGCTCCAGAAGTTATCGGTATGGATGCATTGGATCAACTGGGTATCGACAAATTGATGATCACTTTGGATGGTACGCCAAACAAAGGTAAACTGGGTGCTAACGCAATCCTGGCTGTATCCATGGCAGTAGCTCGCGCAGCTGCTGACGCTCTGGACCTGCCATTGTACGTTTACCTGGGCGGATTCAACGCTAAAGCATTGCCAGTACCAATGATGAACATCATCAACGGTGGTGAGCATGCTGACAACAACATCGACGTTCAAGAGTTCATGGTTCTTCCAGTTGGAGCACCAAGCTTCAAAGAAGCTCTTCGCGTAGGTGCAGAGATCTTCCACAACTTGAAATCCGTATTGAGCTCAAAAGGCTTGAACACAGCTGTAGGTGACGAAGGTGGTTTCGCACCGAACCTTGGTTCGAACGAAGAAGCAATCACTACAATCATCGAAGCTATTGAAAAAGCTGGTTACAAACCAGGCGTTGACGTATTCTTGGGTATGGACGTAGCTTCCACTGAGTTCTACAAAGATGGTAAGTACACACTTGCTGGCGAAGGTAAATCTTACACTTCCGCTGAGTATGTTGACCTTCTGGCTTCATGGGTTGAGAAATACCCAATCATCACAATCGAAGACGGTATGTCCGAAGATGACTGGGATGGTTGGAAATTGCTCACTGAGAAATTGGGAGACAAAGTACAACTCGTTGGTGATGACCTGTTCGTAACAAACACTGAGCGTCTGGGCAGAGGTATCGACGAAGGTATCGGTAACTCCATCCTGATCAAAGTTAACCAAATCGGTACATTGACTGAAACATTTGATGCTATTGAAATGGCTAAACGCGCAGGATACACAGCTGTAATCTCTCACCGTTCCGGTGAGTCCGAAGACAGCACAATCGCTGACATCGCTGTTGCAACTAACGCTGGTCAAATCAAAACGGGTGCTCCTTCCCGTACAGACCGTATCGCGAAGTACAACCAATTGCTCCGCATTGAGGATCAACTGGGTGAACTGGCTCAATACAATGGTCTTAAAGGATTCTACAACCTTAAAAAATAAGTTGTTTTTACAAATTTTAGACAGACCGCGAAATCGGTCTGTCTTTTTGTGTTATAGATAAATAGAAAAACAGCAACCTGACTGGTTGCTGTAATTGGACTTGTTCGAGGGATGTATATTGCACCTTAACTGATAGCTGTGACAAAGAGAAATAGATAAATAGCCATAGAGATATTGATAATTTCGAGTAACAGTAATGGCTTGCTCATTTTTGTTGGGGATTTTGGAAATATGCCAGCGAGATCAACAGCATACACGATAAAGTACAGAATGGCAATTACTTGAGCAATCCACAAAGCATGAGGGGAAGAAATCAACAGAAGATAACTGGCAATATAAGATCCAGCTCCAAGCAAAATCAAAAACAGATTAAATCCCCAGAATACAATTCCCTTAAGCTTGGAGAAATCCCGATTTTCAATGGGGCCACCCGGAACCAAAATCGCCAGTAAAGTGACATTTAAAAGTACGATTATACTTGCTATAAGCATCATTGTTACGAACGCCATCCTCTCTCCATCGTCGTTGTGGCTAAAGTATATCAGGTCATAAGGCTGACTGTATTGTAAAAAATAAGCATGCAAATAAGGGCTTAAAATTTGTTTTTGGCTTGCCATAGATAACGAAGGGTTAGTTCGTCAGCCGACTTCTCAAGTTCACTTACAGTTTTACCGGCAAATTTTCTGCATGTCTTAATGAAGTGAGACTGGTCGTAGTATTGTTCATATATTTCAGTGTGCCAATTTGCATTCACAATACCTTTTTGGAACTTCACGATATCTCCATACACTTTGGGGGTAAGTCCTGTATATCGCTTAAATGTACGCTCCAGCGTACTGATGGAAAATCCAAAATATGCTGCCATGTGGGAGACATTGAGGTTTCCGCATTGCTGTTCCGCATAAGAAAGCATATGATCAGCACGCTGCGTATCCAAAGGGTTCAACTTGATTCTCTCAATGAAATAATCGTTGATCGCTGTAATGATCGATTCGTTATCTCTGGTATTGGTGAGTTGGGTACGTAATTGATCTAGCCCAGAGGATACGTCGACTACTGAGCATATTTGTTCGGTGAGCCGAGAAATGGGGTACTCAAAAGATTGAATGTACCCCACAGGAGTTAATGAAATGCCAATTTGGTACAAGTTTTTTCCATACTTGACATGCTTCGCTCTTTTAATCTGACCGATGACCGATGAATTGGGTATGAGAATTCGTTTTTTTCTCTCGAT
This Paenibacillus xylanexedens DNA region includes the following protein-coding sequences:
- the gap gene encoding type I glyceraldehyde-3-phosphate dehydrogenase, with the protein product MIKVGINGFGRIGRLAFRRIQNVAGIEVVAINDLTDAKMLAHLLKYDTTQGRFDGDVEVHDGFFKVNGKEVKVLANRNPEELPWGDLGVDIVLECTGFFTTKEAAEKHLKGGAKKVVISAPATGDMKTIVYNVNHEILDGTETVISGASCTTNCLAPMAKTLQDKFGIVQGLMTTIHAYTGDQNTLDAPHPKGDFRRARAAAENIIPNTTGAAKAIGLVIPELQGILDGAAQRVPVATGSLTELVTVLNKKVTAEEVNAAMQEASDPETFGYTEDEIVSSDIQGITFGSLFDATQTKVLTVGDQQLVKTVAWYDNEMSYTAQLVRTLEHFAKMIK
- a CDS encoding phosphoglycerate kinase translates to MNKKSVRDIELTGKRAFVRVDFNVPLEDGKITDDKRIRATLPTINFLIEKGAKVILASHMGRPNGEVVESLRLTPAAERLSELLGKTVVKADGSVGDAVKAQIAELNNGDVLLLENVRFHAGEEKNDPELAKQFAELADVFVNDAFGAAHRAHASTEGIAHLLPAVSGLLMEKELEVLGKAISNPERPFTAIIGGSKVKDKIDVIDNLLNIADNVIIGGGLTYTFFKAQGHEIGQSLLDDSKLDVALGFIEKAKKLGKNFYLPVDIVVSDDFSAKANTQIVDIDGIPADWEGIDIGPKTREIYADVIKNSKLVVWNGPMGVFEIEPFSHGTRAVAEACAETEAYTVIGGGDSAAAAEKFKLADKMNHISTGGGASLEFMEGKVLPGVVALNDK
- the tpiA gene encoding triose-phosphate isomerase, yielding MRTPIIAGNWKMFKTVSESNDFIQEVKGKAEVEGVETVICAPFTNLPSLVEAVKGTNIKIGAQNLHFEDNGAFTGEISGVMLKDLGVDYVIIGHSERRQYFAETDETVNKKLHAAFRHGLTPIFCLGETLEEREANQTKDVCKVQTVAAFAGLSAEQAAQVVIAYEPIWAIGTGKSSTSQDANEVIAYIRTLVKDLYNETVANAVRIQYGGSVKPENVTEYLGQSDIDGALVGGASLQPASFIALVEGAK
- the gpmI gene encoding 2,3-bisphosphoglycerate-independent phosphoglycerate mutase, with the protein product MTAPKPVALIIMDGFGLRNTVEGNAVAQAKKPNYDRFMSQFPHTTLTACGEAVGLPEGQMGNSEVGHLNIGAGRIVYQDLTRISKSIRDGEFYDNETLVKAVREAKQSGKKLHLYGLLSDGGVHSHIDHLFAMLDLAKKEGMNDVYIHAFMDGRDVMPDSGKDFMQKLIAKIEEVGVGKIATVQGRYYAMDRDKRWERVEKSYRAIVYGDGPKYTDPLKAVEESYEKSVFDEFVEPTVIVKADGEPVGLVESGDSVIFLNFRPDRAIQLSQVFTNQDFRGFDRGPKFPVGLHFVCLTLFSETVEGYVAYSPKNLDNTLGEVLVQNNKKQLRIAETEKYPHVTFFFSGGRDVELPGETRVLINSPKVATYDLQPEMSAYEVADACVREIKADKHDAIILNFANPDMVGHSGMLEPTIKAVEVTDECMGRVVDAVLAKGGVVLITADHGNADMVFDEKGRPFTAHTTNPVPFIVTDANVTLREGGILADIAPTILDLMQLPKPAEMTGTSVIATRK
- the eno gene encoding phosphopyruvate hydratase, whose protein sequence is MTIISDVYAREVLDSRGNPTVEVEVYLESGAIGRAIVPSGASTGAHEAVELRDGDKSRYLGKGVLQAVKNVNETIAPEVIGMDALDQLGIDKLMITLDGTPNKGKLGANAILAVSMAVARAAADALDLPLYVYLGGFNAKALPVPMMNIINGGEHADNNIDVQEFMVLPVGAPSFKEALRVGAEIFHNLKSVLSSKGLNTAVGDEGGFAPNLGSNEEAITTIIEAIEKAGYKPGVDVFLGMDVASTEFYKDGKYTLAGEGKSYTSAEYVDLLASWVEKYPIITIEDGMSEDDWDGWKLLTEKLGDKVQLVGDDLFVTNTERLGRGIDEGIGNSILIKVNQIGTLTETFDAIEMAKRAGYTAVISHRSGESEDSTIADIAVATNAGQIKTGAPSRTDRIAKYNQLLRIEDQLGELAQYNGLKGFYNLKK
- a CDS encoding helix-turn-helix domain-containing protein, with amino-acid sequence MIQRFQATDALKGIIDYIWIVEQDNLTPMNRQDIIMPLGHINIIFNYRSPYYLIERKKRILIPNSSVIGQIKRAKHVKYGKNLYQIGISLTPVGYIQSFEYPISRLTEQICSVVDVSSGLDQLRTQLTNTRDNESIITAINDYFIERIKLNPLDTQRADHMLSYAEQQCGNLNVSHMAAYFGFSISTLERTFKRYTGLTPKVYGDIVKFQKGIVNANWHTEIYEQYYDQSHFIKTCRKFAGKTVSELEKSADELTLRYLWQAKNKF